A part of Candidatus Poribacteria bacterium genomic DNA contains:
- the lon gene encoding endopeptidase La, giving the protein MMASKDENRLETNVEEPKEMPIIPVPGDLVIFPYMPPVPPFPPHHVVLSGESITAAVDEALIDGSRLLCIFRLQSEEDKPALTVEDFNPVGTQIYIIKCRKEDENVLFLAQGRARVQIEEITQTDPFIKGRVQIIEEKEEEKTVEVEALMRSAASLFQKIVELSSRYQEEFSIIADNIEEPGRLADYIAATLDLKPEDKQVLLEAISPTDRLAQLIISLTKELDLLELESKIQSDAQGVINQGQREYFLREQMKAIQKELGETDDLLLEVEEMREQIEKANMPEKVHAVAEKELNRLSKMHSASPESTVSRNYLDWLINLPWDVSTEDHLDIAHAKQILDEDHYDLEKVKDRILEYLAVRMLKEDMKGPILCFVGPPGVGKTSLGASIARAMERKFVRISLGGVHDEAEIRGHRRTYIGSMPGRIVKSLRQVGSNNPIFMLDEIDKLGSDFRGDPAAALLEVLDPEQNFAFVDNYLEVAFDLSKVMFITTANQLHTIPPALLDRLEILELPGYTANEKLMIAKQYLIPRQLETHGIGEDALSIADDAIHQVIDKYTREAGVRNLEREMGAICRKVARQIAEGKDTSTDVISDDVPDYLGPAKFFSEIAERKEEIGVVTGMSATAYGGEILFIEATSMAGEGKLLLTGQLGDVMQESAQAALSYVKSQSGALHFAPDFFQKHDIHVHVPAGASPKDGPSAGITIATALASLVTRHSVIPEVAMTGEITLRGRVLPIGGLKEKTLAAKQAGIKTVILPERNQKDLVEVPDDAKEGLEFIFVGHVDEVLDRALKPGN; this is encoded by the coding sequence ATGATGGCATCGAAAGATGAAAACAGACTAGAAACGAACGTTGAAGAACCGAAAGAAATGCCAATTATTCCTGTTCCGGGCGATCTGGTTATCTTTCCGTATATGCCGCCGGTCCCCCCGTTTCCGCCGCATCACGTTGTGTTATCGGGGGAGAGTATTACAGCGGCTGTCGATGAAGCACTAATTGATGGTTCGCGGCTGCTCTGCATCTTTAGGCTCCAGTCGGAGGAAGACAAACCGGCATTGACGGTTGAAGACTTTAATCCTGTTGGAACGCAGATTTATATTATTAAGTGTCGCAAAGAGGATGAAAATGTCCTGTTCCTCGCACAGGGACGTGCAAGGGTTCAGATTGAAGAGATTACGCAGACTGATCCATTTATCAAAGGGCGTGTGCAGATCATTGAAGAAAAAGAGGAAGAAAAGACCGTTGAAGTCGAAGCCTTGATGCGCAGCGCAGCTTCTCTATTCCAAAAGATCGTTGAGCTTTCATCACGATATCAGGAAGAGTTCAGCATTATCGCAGACAATATTGAGGAACCGGGGCGGCTCGCAGATTATATCGCCGCAACACTCGATCTCAAACCTGAAGATAAGCAGGTACTGTTGGAAGCCATCTCTCCCACAGATCGGTTAGCTCAATTAATCATCTCGCTCACTAAAGAACTAGACCTGCTGGAACTAGAAAGCAAGATTCAGTCTGATGCCCAAGGCGTGATTAACCAAGGGCAGCGCGAATACTTCCTCCGCGAACAGATGAAAGCCATCCAAAAGGAGCTCGGTGAGACTGATGATCTGTTGCTAGAGGTTGAGGAGATGCGTGAACAGATTGAAAAGGCAAATATGCCCGAAAAAGTGCACGCTGTCGCAGAAAAAGAACTCAATCGCCTCTCCAAAATGCACTCAGCCTCCCCAGAGTCAACCGTTTCTCGAAATTACCTTGATTGGCTCATCAATCTGCCTTGGGATGTCAGCACAGAGGATCATCTTGATATTGCTCACGCGAAACAGATCCTTGATGAAGATCACTATGATCTCGAAAAGGTCAAAGACCGTATTCTGGAATACCTTGCGGTGCGGATGCTCAAGGAGGATATGAAGGGTCCCATCCTCTGCTTTGTGGGACCACCGGGGGTCGGCAAAACCTCGTTGGGGGCATCAATCGCCAGAGCGATGGAGCGAAAATTTGTGCGAATCTCACTCGGTGGGGTTCACGACGAAGCGGAAATTCGGGGACACCGACGTACCTATATCGGCTCAATGCCGGGGCGTATCGTAAAGAGTCTACGTCAGGTGGGATCCAATAACCCGATTTTTATGTTGGACGAGATCGATAAGCTCGGTTCAGATTTCCGCGGCGACCCGGCTGCTGCGCTGCTTGAGGTGCTCGATCCAGAGCAAAACTTTGCTTTTGTGGACAACTACCTTGAAGTTGCCTTCGATCTCTCGAAGGTGATGTTCATTACCACAGCGAATCAGCTTCACACGATTCCTCCGGCTCTGCTTGACCGTCTCGAAATTCTCGAACTCCCCGGTTATACCGCCAACGAGAAATTGATGATCGCCAAGCAGTATCTCATCCCGCGCCAACTCGAAACGCACGGCATTGGAGAGGACGCGCTTTCAATTGCGGATGACGCGATTCATCAGGTGATCGACAAATATACCCGTGAGGCGGGTGTCCGAAATCTTGAGCGTGAGATGGGAGCGATCTGCCGAAAGGTTGCTCGCCAGATCGCCGAAGGAAAGGATACATCAACCGATGTGATCAGCGACGATGTGCCGGATTATCTAGGACCAGCCAAGTTCTTCTCTGAAATTGCTGAACGGAAGGAAGAGATTGGTGTGGTCACCGGTATGTCTGCCACCGCTTATGGAGGTGAGATCCTGTTTATCGAAGCAACCAGCATGGCCGGTGAGGGAAAACTACTGCTCACAGGTCAGCTCGGCGATGTGATGCAGGAATCCGCCCAAGCCGCGCTGAGTTATGTCAAGTCTCAATCAGGGGCGTTACATTTCGCCCCCGATTTCTTCCAAAAGCATGACATCCACGTTCATGTGCCAGCCGGGGCAAGTCCGAAAGATGGGCCCTCCGCCGGTATCACCATTGCCACAGCGCTCGCTTCCTTGGTGACGAGACATAGCGTCATCCCTGAAGTTGCAATGACCGGCGAAATTACGTTGCGGGGGCGTGTGCTACCGATTGGGGGC
- a CDS encoding HEAT repeat domain-containing protein, producing the protein MKQKLVLFISFVLAVGILTGCAEKEDRNILEARAAIAKVDYAAARSAIETAPNLPETQSLRALLQLHNASGWSTDAAAWHGTIQKVGDYLQPLNTDVKTLETQEDPDSDDLDRLERLIRSRNSIAGLLANGLAAAAEKSANLPSELVNQPDSAAIIGLLEAEKCFDPMASGAAMMLIQKLGNTPTVSGLLISATQHPDADIRKGAVRHLGDLEDPKLIPTFESILKNKNESPYVLYNVIVALERLREEPIVPALKLATQTNAGQVRMHAAKLIGQLKAEEAIPSLIHLLADLDANVRLASINALTEIGNVSIAPLIEVLDSGAQNVLPDENSTEFLQLTSEYQYLANAYIDPTRRKNHRINTQAAAAQALGALKAEEAIPRLISLLDNDDLRVSAGAALQAMKGVAIPGLVDALKDPRDDVRIRSAEVLTGIVDLRSVDGLSEALMTDARKDVRAAAAKTLGVLRGRGTDNIARDALIQGLKLDDTTAANAATALGEIQIGTDEAIQELITMAMDKRGRETVRNAALSALTRLAAAQAVQPMLLLMLSDETSPALRKSAVAALGEIKAPESVPALVWVLGTRYEDIKDFQRHLKRQYNTLARLKEAITNLGVEWTGEYAPPDYRTWGELKPIPSLVRSEVALSLGKIKGDAVVQPLIDALKEDERAAVRKSAAFALGDVGGALVVDPLIEALRNDKQGIVRQEAAVALGKIKGDKVIDPLLTTLKRDKFEGARKQAAIALRELPAELADDGLVDVLKKGWGTFEEKQEVLSVQTEVITSLTKLGRAVTAKSIINALKSVEDDWTRWKLVFALGRLEENEDSPVDAMIAELEHPNYVVRKEAVLGLGLSKDRKSLEILTQILEGKNEYKSIRASAATALGTLLDERAAPSLLAALDDKHIEVRAQAVTALGAIREARAIDKLVQLFYAPLEDKTVKAACVTALGLIGGEKAEAVLLDILETDTERGDIFTNAVTGLGELKSTKAVPALIEILEDQSLELDARWDALAKLSARVKAAIALANIKDQRAAEAFGRRLVDESEYVIAIVDKDGKKIPKHNWGWENFVIATKPFQLPAFVAPKMVQRIEDPLEEWPVKAYAANALAKSDDPDVIPRIRELLADPIVQIRQHTALGVGEGKLSEFKDDLVKKMLGDGEANADVRRWATQGLGDLGDPSVVPALAETLNNDVNVIALRQDAALALGKIGDDAAVAALSAKLEALQASQSEKKLRIDILKALGEAKSQKAVPVLKAALEDSDGDIHFWAADALYKITGDGHGYHRVG; encoded by the coding sequence ATGAAGCAAAAATTAGTTCTGTTTATCAGTTTTGTGCTAGCAGTCGGTATCCTCACTGGCTGCGCCGAGAAAGAAGATAGAAACATCCTTGAAGCACGCGCAGCAATTGCGAAAGTGGATTACGCTGCCGCTCGGAGTGCCATAGAGACCGCGCCCAATCTTCCAGAAACGCAATCACTGCGAGCGTTACTTCAGCTACATAACGCTTCAGGATGGAGTACAGATGCCGCTGCTTGGCACGGAACCATCCAAAAGGTTGGTGACTATTTACAGCCACTCAATACGGATGTAAAAACATTGGAGACGCAGGAAGATCCGGACTCCGACGATCTCGATCGCTTAGAACGCCTCATCCGGTCCAGAAATTCGATTGCGGGTCTCCTTGCGAATGGGCTCGCTGCAGCCGCTGAAAAAAGTGCCAACCTCCCTTCAGAACTGGTCAATCAGCCTGACTCTGCTGCCATCATAGGACTCTTGGAGGCTGAGAAATGCTTTGACCCGATGGCTAGCGGTGCGGCAATGATGCTAATTCAGAAACTCGGCAATACACCGACAGTTTCTGGCTTGTTGATCAGCGCGACGCAGCACCCGGATGCCGATATTAGAAAGGGAGCCGTCAGGCATTTGGGGGATCTGGAAGACCCGAAACTAATTCCCACATTTGAATCGATCCTGAAAAATAAGAACGAATCTCCCTATGTGCTTTACAACGTAATCGTTGCACTGGAGAGGCTTAGGGAGGAACCAATCGTACCTGCCCTCAAACTAGCGACGCAGACCAATGCCGGGCAGGTGCGGATGCATGCAGCAAAATTAATTGGCCAACTCAAAGCGGAGGAAGCAATCCCCTCACTAATTCACCTGTTGGCGGACCTAGATGCTAATGTTAGACTTGCATCGATTAATGCACTGACAGAGATTGGTAATGTATCTATCGCACCTCTAATTGAAGTGCTCGACTCCGGTGCCCAGAATGTCCTTCCAGATGAGAATTCAACTGAGTTTCTCCAACTGACATCGGAGTACCAATACCTCGCAAACGCGTATATTGACCCAACTCGGCGTAAAAACCATCGCATTAACACACAAGCTGCCGCAGCACAGGCGCTCGGTGCATTAAAAGCCGAAGAGGCAATTCCCCGCCTGATTAGCTTACTCGATAATGATGATCTACGTGTGAGTGCAGGTGCTGCGTTACAAGCGATGAAGGGAGTTGCCATTCCGGGGCTTGTCGATGCCTTGAAGGATCCGAGGGATGATGTCAGGATTCGGAGCGCAGAGGTGCTAACGGGTATCGTCGATTTACGTTCGGTGGACGGCCTTAGTGAGGCGTTAATGACCGATGCTCGAAAAGATGTGAGAGCAGCAGCAGCCAAAACACTTGGTGTGTTAAGGGGACGTGGTACAGATAACATCGCACGTGATGCGCTGATTCAGGGACTGAAGCTGGATGACACAACCGCCGCCAATGCTGCCACCGCGCTCGGTGAAATCCAAATTGGTACTGATGAAGCAATTCAAGAACTGATTACAATGGCAATGGATAAGCGAGGGCGTGAAACCGTGCGGAATGCTGCGCTGTCCGCATTGACGAGACTCGCCGCTGCCCAAGCGGTGCAGCCGATGTTGCTCTTAATGTTGAGCGATGAAACTAGCCCTGCCCTCCGCAAAAGTGCTGTGGCTGCTTTGGGAGAAATCAAGGCGCCAGAATCCGTTCCCGCACTTGTGTGGGTTTTGGGGACACGCTATGAGGATATCAAAGACTTCCAAAGACACCTGAAAAGGCAGTACAACACCCTTGCACGACTGAAGGAAGCCATCACCAACTTAGGGGTTGAGTGGACGGGGGAGTATGCTCCACCCGACTACCGGACGTGGGGTGAGCTCAAACCAATTCCGAGTCTTGTTCGTAGTGAAGTTGCGCTCTCACTTGGCAAAATCAAAGGCGATGCAGTTGTGCAGCCGTTGATTGATGCGCTCAAAGAGGATGAACGCGCTGCTGTGCGTAAAAGTGCTGCCTTTGCTCTGGGAGATGTTGGAGGTGCACTGGTCGTCGATCCCTTGATCGAAGCACTTAGGAACGACAAACAAGGGATTGTACGTCAAGAAGCTGCAGTCGCTCTGGGTAAAATCAAAGGCGACAAAGTGATAGATCCTTTACTGACGACGCTGAAAAGAGATAAGTTTGAGGGAGCGCGCAAACAAGCAGCCATCGCGCTACGTGAGTTGCCGGCTGAACTTGCTGATGATGGACTAGTTGATGTTCTGAAAAAAGGATGGGGAACGTTTGAAGAAAAACAGGAAGTCCTATCTGTTCAGACTGAGGTGATTACATCCTTAACCAAACTTGGTAGAGCGGTGACAGCGAAATCTATTATAAATGCACTCAAATCCGTGGAGGATGACTGGACCCGATGGAAATTGGTGTTTGCGCTAGGCAGGCTTGAAGAAAACGAGGATTCACCTGTGGATGCAATGATTGCTGAGTTGGAACACCCAAACTATGTTGTTCGCAAGGAAGCAGTGCTTGGGCTTGGACTCAGCAAAGATCGGAAATCCCTTGAAATATTGACCCAAATCCTTGAGGGCAAAAATGAGTACAAGTCTATCCGTGCGAGTGCCGCAACAGCACTCGGTACGCTGCTTGATGAACGCGCAGCCCCATCACTCCTCGCTGCCTTAGATGACAAGCATATCGAAGTCCGAGCACAGGCTGTTACTGCGTTAGGTGCTATCAGAGAAGCTAGGGCAATCGATAAACTGGTTCAACTGTTTTACGCTCCTCTCGAAGATAAAACCGTAAAGGCCGCTTGCGTGACCGCACTTGGATTAATCGGAGGCGAAAAAGCCGAAGCGGTGCTTCTCGATATTTTGGAAACAGATACGGAAAGAGGAGATATTTTCACGAACGCGGTCACAGGACTCGGTGAGTTGAAGAGCACAAAAGCTGTGCCCGCACTGATTGAAATCCTCGAAGACCAAAGCCTAGAACTGGATGCCCGTTGGGATGCACTTGCGAAGCTTTCCGCTCGCGTGAAAGCCGCCATAGCACTTGCCAACATTAAAGACCAACGTGCTGCGGAAGCATTTGGAAGACGGCTCGTCGACGAATCCGAATATGTCATTGCGATAGTAGACAAAGATGGCAAAAAAATTCCGAAACACAACTGGGGTTGGGAAAACTTTGTAATAGCTACAAAACCATTTCAGCTGCCTGCGTTTGTTGCACCCAAGATGGTTCAGCGAATTGAAGATCCGCTGGAAGAGTGGCCCGTAAAGGCATACGCTGCGAATGCCCTCGCAAAATCCGATGATCCAGACGTTATACCGAGAATCAGAGAACTGCTCGCCGATCCAATCGTGCAGATTCGCCAACACACGGCACTCGGTGTCGGCGAAGGCAAGCTCAGTGAATTCAAGGATGATCTTGTCAAAAAGATGCTCGGTGATGGCGAAGCCAACGCTGATGTGCGACGATGGGCAACACAAGGACTGGGAGACCTCGGTGATCCGTCCGTTGTACCAGCCCTTGCAGAGACGCTCAACAATGATGTTAATGTTATAGCACTCCGTCAGGATGCAGCACTTGCCCTTGGGAAGATTGGGGATGATGCGGCAGTCGCTGCGCTATCTGCAAAGCTGGAAGCCCTTCAGGCGAGCCAGTCGGAGAAGAAGTTGCGGATCGACATCCTCAAAGCATTGGGCGAAGCGAAGAGCCAAAAAGCTGTGCCGGTTCTCAAGGCAGCTCTCGAAGATTCGGATGGGGACATCCACTTCTGGGCAGCGGATGCTTTATATAAAATCACAGGTGATGGGCATGGATATCACCGTGTGGGCTAG
- a CDS encoding Hsp20/alpha crystallin family protein, which yields MKSNPNRLIDHFFQMQEEIDRLFDDFMEPSQDLTTETAHWRPPMDIYETVDSFVVKIEIAGIEPSEDLKIQLNRNVLTLKGYRQERTVLKKEHYHQAELNYGPFERSIVLPNILADDVEPVANYANGFLEIHIPKARVNKPKEIVVQATQELEVGATEDPERKELDDGIER from the coding sequence GTGAAGTCAAACCCAAACCGGCTAATTGATCATTTCTTTCAAATGCAGGAAGAAATCGATCGTCTTTTCGATGATTTTATGGAGCCATCCCAGGATTTAACAACTGAGACAGCGCATTGGCGACCACCGATGGACATCTATGAGACGGTCGATAGTTTTGTTGTCAAGATTGAAATTGCGGGTATAGAACCGAGTGAAGATCTCAAAATCCAACTGAATCGAAATGTCTTGACCCTCAAAGGATACCGACAAGAGAGAACTGTCTTAAAAAAAGAACACTACCATCAAGCCGAATTAAACTACGGTCCCTTTGAGCGATCAATTGTGTTACCGAATATCTTGGCGGATGATGTGGAGCCGGTTGCAAATTATGCAAATGGCTTTCTTGAAATCCATATCCCAAAGGCACGGGTAAATAAACCAAAGGAGATTGTCGTCCAAGCCACGCAAGAGTTAGAGGTAGGAGCAACTGAAGACCCAGAACGAAAGGAGCTTGATGATGGCATCGAAAGATGA